In Acropora muricata isolate sample 2 unplaced genomic scaffold, ASM3666990v1 scaffold_747, whole genome shotgun sequence, a genomic segment contains:
- the LOC136907361 gene encoding uncharacterized protein, translating to MKPSEVAVMNSQQVWRTIYGKQSSSVNYEFKVGDQVKISKHKRVFEKSYLPNWSEDTFTVAERIARDPPVYKLKELDGELIKGTFYETELQKVIEPKDHLFRVEKVLRRRGKEWQAKVLVHWKGSPKKYDSWIPARQFVSLN from the coding sequence atgaaacccTCAGAAGTAGCAGTCATGAATTCCCAGCAAGTGTGGCGTACCATATATGGTAAGCAAAGTTCTTCAGTCAACTATGAATTCAAGGTGGGCGACCAAGTCAAAATCAGTAAGCACAAGCGTGTATTTGAGAAATCATACCTACCTAACTGGAGCGAGGACACGTTTACAGTGGCAGAGAGAATAGCAAGGGATCCTCCTGTCTATAAGTTGAAAGAACTCGACGGGGAACTGATTAAAGGCACCTTTTACGAGACCGAGTTGCAAAAAGTAATCGAGCCAAAGGATCATTTATTCCGTGTAGAAAAAGTTCTTCGTCGTCGGGGTAAAGAATGGCAAGCTAAAGTTTTGGTTCATTGGAAAGGTTCGCCGAAGAAATACGACAGTTGGATTCCTGCCCGTCAATTTGTGTCTCTAAATTGA